The Arachis ipaensis cultivar K30076 chromosome B07, Araip1.1, whole genome shotgun sequence genomic interval CCTAATAACCATAATACTAGGAATTAAAAACAATACACGTTCCTGTTGCTCATGAGGCGGGACTCCCTGGTGAGGGCCAGCTGGTTCTTCCTGTTGCTGCTGTGGTTCATCGGCGCCAAACTCTCCGCCTGGAACTTTATCTGACAGCCGCAGGTGAATCCCATACTGCTGCGTGTACCAGTCGTAGTACACTGGGAGAGGATGGAAGTCAATAATCTCCTCGCCTAGCTGCAATGTGTTATAGCGGTCAAATGTCCATCTGTTAACCCATTGACTGTAAATCTGTCCCCAGTCATGGTTCTGTGCTCCTGTCAGCCGCTTGCAGTAATCACGACCAAGGTTGAACGCGGGGCCTGGTGGTAGCTGCTGCATCCCGAACTGTCGTCTAACCCGATCTGTCGCGTGCCATTCTATGCACTCGAATGACACTAAAGGCGACTGAGTGGAGCACATGAACATATGGGGTTCGAGGCCATCCGGAATCCCCACTCCCATATATGGCCGCCATATAAACTGCATAATAGTTACCAAGAGGTCGATTAGAAAAACTATTCTTCTGAATAAAAACATTGGACATTAATGGTACAACTTACGTCGTCAATTCCCATGTCGTTGAGACCTCGCCTAAAATGCGTAGTGGGCCGCCGTATATATCTCATATGTCGGCGCCAATGACTCCACCTAACGAAAACATAATAACATTATTAATAAGaagaacaaaataataataataataataataataataatatgaataagcttaataataataataacaataacaacaacgcTAAAAGCCAATACCGTCGCGCTAGTGGAACATCAATATTGCCGAGTTGATCGCGGGGTATAGGTGCCAGGAACGGCATACGCTCCCACGCCCAAACAAAAAGCAGTATCAGTGGGCCATCCATTTCCTTGCAGTTGTATCGTGAGGCACGACACAACGATCTGTATAGGTGTGCCAGACTGGCTGCTCCCCAACTATACCCTGAAATCCGGTAAAAATCCCTAAGTAGCGGTAGAaacttcgagttcagtgaaaCGGTCGACTTATCCGGAAACACAATTGTACCGAGCATGCAGAAAATGTGCGCTCGGACGTACCGCTCGAGAGACTCCTGAGTATCACACGGCTCGGTGTCTCTGCACCGCTGGACCCAAGCAATATTAACCTTTCCCAACACGTGATCGTCCGGACCGGGCTCCCGACCAAAACACGCAATGCAGTTCTCCACCAAAAACTGGTGGCTGCTATCTGATCTACCCGTAACAGTATCCCCATTAATCGGGAGACCAAGAATATAGCTCACATCTTCCAGTGTTACCGTCACTTCACCGACCGGAAGATGAAACGTGTGAGTCTCCGGCCTCCAGCGTTCCACCAAAGCACTCAGTAGTGCAGAATGACCTCTCATTTCGCCCACTCGCGAAATGTGTTGAAACCAGTCAATGCCAATGTCGCTGCAACTACCTCATTCAACGTATCTGGCGGATCCAGTTTTCTGGGCAACAAATTTCTGATAGcctgaaaaaaaaatgataattattaaattctaaataataccggttaaaacataataataataataaattgttaaaaaatacgaatatttatctattatttattaaacagtattattaattattaaaaattaataataacttATTCTCACTATCATAACTAGTATTATAAAATAATCATAATAACACTCTAATTATAATAATAGTTATCCaaatataacaataataacaataataataaccatTTATTATAATAACTATAACCTACAAGGCTTGTTATTATTAACATACAgtattaattattattacaaaatattactgAAAAAAACCATTTATTATAATATCTATACTGAACCCCCTCCCAAAACAGGTAGTACGCATGCATGTATGGAGCCTGCAAAACGCATCCAGCGTTTTGCTCTGGTCACTGACAAACGCATTCTGCGTTTTGCTCAGTTCGAAGTTGGTCAAGCTTTGGTCCTGTCGGCATGCAGGACATgtttcaatttcttgttccatTTCTCCGCCAATCGCAGCCTGcgttttgttttctgtttcttgttcctGCAAAACGTTATCTGCGTTTTGTAGGTCTCTGATCTTCACAGGTCCACATTTATAGACATCACACCATGCATCCATTTATCTGCGCTTTACCATTGTGTTATCCATTTAGAGATTAATTTCTGAACTAAAGGTTACTCACCGATTCACTTTACAATGCTTTCCGCTTAGATTGCTAACTTCATACAAAGCCAACCTCCATGCTTGTACCTTGTGCGAGTCTTTGCCATAtctgctttcatgcttcttcatgTCTTGGTCATATTGATTCTTCTGATGCCTTATATCTGATGGATCCACATGGTAAAAAATTGGGAAAACTGGTTGTTTTGTTCCCTTGTTAGAGCACTCCATGATTTGGACAAGTTCATCCAAGCACCATGCTGAAGAGGCGTAGTTCTGACACACCACAGCAATGGACATCCTGGATCTTTTAATGGCTTCAAGAAGAGTATCTCTGATTCTATCAACAACTCTAAGATTCTCATCATCTCTAAAGGTAGTGATTCCTTTATTGGTCAAAGCGGTGTAGAGATTATCCTTGAATCCACATCTTGTGGAGCCTCTAAAGCTCAGAAAAACATCGTATATGAATTGTGAGGAGCAGGATTCTGCATCATGATCCGTCATGATAATATGATAATGGTCCTTGCAGAGTTTCACATCTGTGAGAATTAAAATGCTTAACTACAAGCAATTAGGTATAAAGTGAATAAACCAAGTAAAGCATCAACTatagttttgatttttcttcataCATTGACTTGGTGAGTCAAGCAGGTAAAGTATTGCTAGTTGTAAgtcattaataaataataaataataagtcGACCAAATTAAAAACATGTTCGATAATTATGCAGCTACTTTCCACCAAGTTGCTTTGTGAGAAACTGACTTGACTTCCCTGCCCTTCCTATCTATCTGGCACGCAATTTGATGCTCCAAAGTTAGTTTGGAATTTTAGTACTCTTTAATTGAAAGTAAGAGAAAATTTGTATGGAATTTTAGTAGGTGGATGTTAAAACAAaaactttttatttattattattcaattgaaatataaaatattaattaaatataataaaaatatatattaaaaattttataataataataattataaaaaattttaattacaaatatttaaattttataatttaaacataataaaaaatattaggagCCAtccgaatttattatttttatcattatttaGTCATTAACTCAATTTCTTTAGCTTAATAACTTAATAACATATTTTATcccatatttttaaatattgatgactaattgatgaaaaaataataaattttaataattctctagtatttttcatcacaattattattattatatttgtaacatctaaaatttttttgaaacatTTTACATATACtctctaattttatcaaaatatctaaacTACCCTTTATCCCTTTTTCTAAACCCTAACCCTCTCCTAACATACACACACCCTGCtgagaatgaaagaaagaaaaatagcaagaaaaaatagaaagggagaagaaaggaagaagagggggagaagcTAAGGAGGTGACACCGGTGAAGTTGGACGTTGCCGTCGTTGCCACGGATCAGGTAGGGAGAGGGAGAAGGAGTTCGAAATAGGGAATGGAGGAAGGAGAAAGGAAGAGGCGCGAGAGAGGAGGTGCTGTCCCGCCGTCCTCGCCATCGCCCCTGGAGACCGTCCCTGCCGCTGGAAGGGGAGCTTCGTTGTTGCCGTCGCGGCTGTAGGTATGTGGcttcgaagagagagagagaggagctcGCAGAGGAGAGAGAAACAACACAATGGCTAGAGAGAGGAGAGTCTCGCAAGGAGGGGGAGCTGGTACGCCTCCGCCGTTGTCACAAGCTGTGCCACCGCACCTCTGGTCACCGAAAATCGCGCTGATGTCGCCGGAAGCCGCTGTTGAAAACTCTGTAAGTTTGCCCTAGCTCAGCTTTACTTCTGCCTGTTCTGTCCTTGACGGTGGGGGGTCACCGGAGTTGCTGATGCTCCATCCTCTTATTTCCTTTGGTAAGACTAAACTTGTTCTGCCTTGTCTTGCCATAAAACTCTATTATTGACTCTGTCCTATCATGTTTGCTGTCCTTTTTTGTCTTTGCTTAGTTTTAAACCACTGTAGGCTATTAGATTCGCTGTCATTGTTACTGTGGTTGTTATATGTTATTGATACTAGGGCTGTTGTTGAGGTTGCTGCAGTGAGAAATCGAAGTTGTTGCTACTACCTCGGTCAAAATTTCGTGCTCTTTCATTCCATTCTACTTCAACCTTCCTCACCTTTTATCTTGGCACTCTGGTTTGGTTTCTTCGGTCCCTTGGGACCAATTTGTGAGTAGGCTTTATATTTATAACCGTTAATTTTTTTGGTTTATGCTATTCtgagtttttaattatatttgtaaAACTATTGTTGAAGAACTTTGATTTGAttagaataattaatttattataattgaaaaaaatatttttatgaagttcatatcttagaaattttacatgagactatatatatatatttgatgaagttttatattattttagaacaTTTGATTTTACTCGAATAGATACTTTTGAAGCATTGACGTATTTGTTAGTACTTATTGACTTTGAAATTGTGAAATGTGTTTGAAATTACTTATGATTGAAGAAGTTAtgattagaaaagattttttatgagaaagtattatttgatttgattcaatACTGTATATATTTGAAATATCAAAGATTTATTATATTTGaatttatatgttttgaattggtttgagaGGCTTGTATTAGAAAatcgtagttaacggcggttatgatgTTAAtttagatgcatctaactcagactccagctagcaggggtgttgctagcctaacgtgtagtgtaaaccccgttaaaatagtaaataattaattgataaattagttttaataaagaagattagaaatgcaaaaataatattaaattaggatagagctcatcgaaacgagaattttgacaccaatttagTGATCTACCTTTCAAATACTTTTTAAAAAAGTAAGAGATCTTAACACATATATGTAAAATTTCAAATACCGGATAACCCTCAGATTTAAATATAAGGGTAATGTATAGTGTAATGTGAAagatacaagataggctcaatacgaaaaggttatatggtttcaaatttctataaaat includes:
- the LOC110264386 gene encoding serine/threonine-protein phosphatase 7 long form homolog, whose product is MRGHSALLSALVERWRPETHTFHLPVGEVTVTLEDVSYILGLPINGDTVTGRSDSSHQFLVENCIACFGREPGPDDHVLGKVNIAWVQRCRDTEPCDTQESLERYVRAHIFCMLGTIVFPDKSTVSLNSKFLPLLRDFYRISGYSWGAASLAHLYRSLCRASRYNCKEMDGPLILLFVWAWERMPFLAPIPRDQLGNIDVPLARRWSHWRRHMRYIRRPTTHFRRGLNDMGIDDFIWRPYMGVGIPDGLEPHMFMCSTQSPLVSFECIEWHATDRVRRQFGMQQLPPGPAFNLGRDYCKRLTGAQNHDWGQIYSQWVNRWTFDRYNTLQLGEEIIDFHPLPVYYDWYTQQYGIHLRLSDKVPGGEFGADEPQQQQEEPAGPHQGVPPHEQQERVLFLIPSIMVIRFINSYQ
- the LOC107607800 gene encoding TMV resistance protein N-like, with the protein product MTDHDAESCSSQFIYDVFLSFRGSTRCGFKDNLYTALTNKGITTFRDDENLRVVDRIRDTLLEAIKRSRMSIAVVCQNYASSAWCLDELVQIMECSNKGTKQPVFPIFYHVDPSDIRHQKNQYDQDMKKHESRYGKDSHKVQAWRLALYEVSNLSGKHCKVNR